GCAGCACTGGCAACTGACTAAGGCGGGGCGGCAGGAAGCGATGCAGCGCCCCGTCTCGAGGGAGCGGGTGATCAGATTTTGCCAGCGCACGCTGACTTGCGGGGCAACGCACTGAGCGCGGAGATCTATCGGCGCTATCCATACTATGACTATGTCAACTCTGCTACACCGAGCAAAGTTGTTAACAAGGTCTGCCGGACGCGAAGTCTCGTCAGCGTGTCGCAGAGGCTGTTGTGAATCGAGGGGGACCGGCGCTCTTTCCCGCCCCCGCGAAGGCGGCGGACAGAAAGTCGAGCGGGTTTGTGTCATTGATTGGGACGATCCCGCCGTAAAGATTTTATGCGCTCGTTCGCGCGTGAAGCTGACCATTGAAGACGTGCTCGACCAAGGGCTTCCACGAGCCTACACTCCCGATCTCTACCGACAGAAATGCGCCGCGGTCTTCGAACACGTCTATGAAACATACGGAGATCGAGGACACAGCATCTATGGGATCGTCGGGTAGATGTCAGGCTGTTCCCTCGATAGTGAAAGGCGATCCGGATCAAGAGGCCGTCACTGGAGCGGATGCAGGTTGCCAGCGGCCAAAACCCTCTTCGCCGTGGGTGACTCACACCCCCTTACCTTTCGTAGACTCGGGTTTTGACCGGCGGTCAGCATGGAGGGCCTGGTATCGGAGGCGGCGACCGGTTTGACAAGATCGGCGCCGCCCCTCGACGGCTTGAGATCAGATTCAGTCAAGCGAGTTTCCAGCCATGCGCGTTTACAGGCTGCCAGTCACCACGTTGCCGACGATTTGCACGACGTCGGTCTCGTTGACGGTCACCGAGAGTTTAAGGCTCTTCTTGAACACAAGCGGGGAAGGCCATCCGATGGCGAAGGATTCCACGCCCGCTCCGGACAGATATTGGATGCCGTAGGGGTTGGCCTGGGTCAGGCCCACGTTGCGGGCCGCGGCAAAAGAAAAATTCACCACGTTTCGGCCGTCGATCTCGAGAATCACAAAGGTCAGATCGGTCGGTCCTCCCTGTTTCGTGACGTTGGCGGAAAGAAAGAGGCCGGGACCCGTCAGATTGACCAGCGTGTGGGTGCCTTTGGGGGCGGGGGCCTTGAGCCCCTGCGTTCTGCGGGGATCGCAGACCCCTCCGCTGCATCTCACCGGTTCTGAGGCGGTGTCTTTGGTCGTCTGTTTTTTTGTTGCCATCGGAATTCCTCCTGTAGTTAGGGTTAAGACGACGGATTGTTGACGGCGTCCATTCGTCATGTCGGTGCCGCTACGTGGTCGGGTGACCGGTTTGGCGCGAAGAGATGAGACGCCATACGTGTTTCCACCAGGTAATCCGCACTCTATGCCGGAGCAGGGTACGAGTCAATCGGTAAATGGCTGCTGTGGTACCATGACGATCGAGGACCATGGCGAGGGGAATGACTTCTCTCGTCCGGCCGGGAGGATGTCATGGTGGATGTGACGACGGATGGGGGACGGGCGGTCATGATCGGCATCGGGGTGGCCGGAGTGGCGTTGTTTCTCGTCGCGCGAGTCATCGGCTTGATGATCCAGCGAAAGGGGGAGCGGGGGCATCCCCAGCCTCCGGCCCAAGCCTCTCCCCCTATCCGTGGAGAATTTGCCGAGCAACCAAGTGATAAGCAGAAAGATGGCACGAGAGAAAGCGACCGTCGGATGTGAGTCCGAAGACGTCGTAGAGTCCGCGGGTGAAGGAAAAGGGGGACTGACAGCACGTTGCCGTCAGGCGGCAGGGGCTCGCCACCCGTCGGATTGCAAAACGTTCGGTCTCTCGTCATGATGGCGCATCTGTTCGCGTGAACAAATTTTGAGCGGAGCACGCCTTGCTCGGAATTTGCGACCCGGTGCTGGCCGTTTGCTCGATGCTGCTGGGCGGCGCGGCAGCCTACGTCGTTCTCAGCATCGCCGAGCGGATGCGCGCCACCGATCAGCGGCTGGTGAAGCTGCAATGGCTTTCGATCGGCGCCGTCGCCGCCGGGCTCGAAATATGGGCGATCCATTTCATCGGGAACCTGGCCTTTTGCCCTCCGACTCACACGGCTCAGCACTCGGCGCTCGCCGTGTTTTCCGTTCTGTCCGCAGGAGGGGCCGGAGCCGCGGCCGTCTATCTCATCAGTAGCCATAACGGGGACCCCCTTCGACTCGTGGCCGGCGGCCTGGTGATGGGCGGGTGCATGAGCGTCACCCATTTCACCGGTTTGATGGCGTTGCACCGGTCGATGGATCTTCGGTGGGATTGGTTCCTGTTCGCCCTCTCGATCGCGATCATCGTCATGCTCGGCGTCGGCGTCGTTGCGCTTGGGGCCTGGAACATTGCGGCAGGCGGCTGGCGGGTGACCGAAAAGGCCAGCGCGATGGGGTTGGTTCTTTCCGGGGCCCATGTCATCGGGATGATGCCGGCGTACGGTCTGGCCGATATCGAGGTCGGCGCCCCGCCGGGAATCGCGGTCGACTTGCTGGCCGTGGTCGCCGTGGCCCTCTCGACCCTTTTAGCCGTGATCGATCGACAAGTCACGAAAGCGTCGAACCTGGCTCGCGACAGCCATGCACGGATGATCGAGGCCATCGAAATGGTTCCGCAGTGGTTTGCGCTGTTCGACGCCGACGACCGGCTGGTGATCTGCAATCGCAAATATCGGGAGGTGGTCTCGCGACCAGGGGCCGAGGTGAAAGCGGGCGAGTCGTTCGAGTCGATCATCCGCCGCCTCGCCGAGCGGGGCGACATCCCCGCCGCCGCCGGGGACGTTGAAGCATGGGTGCGAATGCGCCTCGACCGGCATCGGAATCCCCAGGAGCCGTATATTCATCAACGAGCGAGCGGAGAATGGATCCAGATCAACGAAAGAAGGACGAAGGACGGCGGGGTCATCGCCATTGCAACGGACATCACGGCGTTGAAGCGGGCGGAACAGGCCGCCGAGGACGCCAAGGCGCGATTGGCCGACTCGTTGGCGCTGGTCGAGGCGGCCAAGGCCCGAATGCAAGAGGAGTTGAACGTCGGCCGGGACATTCAGAGAAGTCTCTTGCCGAACGTTTTCCCGGAGCGAAAGGATCTGGAACTCTACGCGCTTCTTGAGCCGGCCCTGGAAATCGGAGGCGACCTCTACGATTTCTTTATGATCGACGACCACCGGCTCTGCGTCGTGATCGGCGACGTGGCGGGTAACGGGGTGCCGGCCGCGTTGTTCATGGCGATGACCAAAATCACGGTGAAGACGCGGGCGATGTCCGATCCGTCGCCGGCCAGCATCGTCACCTATGTGAACGATGCGCTCAGCGCGGACAACGATTCCTGCATGTTCGTGACTCTGTATTTGGGCATTTTGAATCTCCGCGACGGCGTGCTGCTCGCGACGAACGCCGGGCACAATCCTCCTCTCCTGAAACGGCGGAACGGTCGGTTTGAGTGGATGCCCGATCTGGACGGGCCCATGGTGGGTCCCATGGCGGGCATTGCCTTCAAGGAGAGCAGGATTCAGTTGGAGCCCGGCGATGAGTTGTTCTTGTACACCGACGGGGTGACGGAAGCCGATAACGGCCGCCGCGAATTGTTCGGCAACGATCGGTTGAAAACGGTCCTCGACCGGTCCGGAGACATCTCGGTCGTCGATCGCCTTCAAGCGGTCATGAAAGCGGTCAAAGCCTTTGCCGGCGACGCTCCGCAGGCGGATGACATCACCATGTTGGGATTTCGATTCAACGGCGTGGTCGCGTCCGAAGCGGGGGACGGAGGGTTTCGTCGAACCATGTCCAACCAATTGGCCGAGATTCCCGATCTCCAGACCGCGTTCGAGCGGTACGTGGCTCAATGGGAACGGGCCAGGCCGCTGATTCCCGTTCTCAACATGGCGCTCGACGATCTGCTGAACAACGTGGTGCAGTACGCGTTCCCCCATGATCCGACGGCCCATCATGCGATCACGGTCGAGGGCGAAGTGCGCGACGAGCACGTCGTGCTCACCATTGCCGACGACGGCATCCCCTTTAACCCCTTGACGGTGGCTCCCCCCGATCTGTCGTTGCTGTTGCACGAACGTGAGATCGGCGGCTTGGGGATTCATTTGGTTCGCTCCATGTTCGACGAAGTGACGTACCGGCGCAACGTCGGGCGTAATATTCTGACGCTGAAAAAGAAGCTGGTGCCCGGAGCATCCGCTTCCCCCGGTCATGCCGAGTCGGTGGTGGGCGGCGTGGTCGAAGTTGAAAAGGGGCTTGCCCGATCCGCTCAATTGACGGGACGAATCGTGGGAAACGTCGAAACGTGGCGCTCAGGCGCCGCGGTCATTGTCGTGCCGAGGGACCGATTTGATACGAACAGCGCGCCGGCGGTCGAGCGCGTCATCACCGACCATATCGAGCGGGGCGAACGGAGGATCGTGCTCGATCTTTCCCGTATTTCATACATCTCCTCGATCGGGGTGCGAGTGATCGTCAAGACCGTCATAACACTGATGCGAACGGGCGGGCACGTCGCGCTTTTCGGGGGGAACGAGCATGTCCGCACGGTCATGCGATTAAGCGGCTCTCTGATGGCGAGCCTCCACGTCTCCACGCTTGAAGAAGCTCTGTTTAAGGTCCAAGCTGATCGCTGAGGGCCTCGCGCAACTCGGCAAAAAGGCGTCCGCTCATACCAATCGGCGAGCGGTTCCGTGTGTTCCCGTTGAGATGGAAATGGAATCCGTGAGGTGTCGTTGCTATGATGGGCCGACAATCGGACAGATAGAACGCGGATAAACAGAACGCGGACAAACGGAATTGGCGGTTCACGTTGCCTGACGTCGAACGGCGTCCGGCATGATCATGCCCCAAGAGGGCGCGCCGACACGTGCGCATCCTATCGGTGCCAAAGTCGAGAAGCGGTCTTCTCGCAGAAAGGAGCGTGACGATGGAACAGGGAACCAGACATACATTGACGGTAGCCGTTCATGAAAACGCCGGGGTCACTTGTGTCGCGTTGCAGGGCAGCCTCTCCGCCACCACCGCCGAACAGGGAACTCAAGAATTAAAAAAGATCATCGATGCGGGCGCCAAGAAGGTGGTCGTCAATCTGGAAGGCGTCGACTATATCAGCAGCGGTGGGATACGGGTGCTCATGCTGGCGCACAAACAGCTCAGCAACGTGCATGGGGAGATGAAGATCGCGGCCGCGAGGGGGATGGTCAAAGAAGCCCTTGAAGCCAGCGGGTTTAATCTGCTGAATCGCGTGTACGGCGGCTCCATTCAACTGTGCAATACGGAAGAAGAGGCCGTGGCCGCCTTTCAAGGCTAGGCCCTCAAACTTCAAAGCATCATGGCGGGCGATTGAGGAGGCCATGCACTACGTCCATCTTGGGCGCTCGGGTGTGAGAGTGAGCCGACTCTGCCTGGGCACGATGAATTTCGGTCCCCAGACGAGCGAGGCCGAGAGTTTTGCGATCATGGATCGAGCCTTGGAGCTGGGCATCAATTTTTTCGACACGGCCGACGTGTACGGCTGGAAAGTGGGCGAAGGGTGGACGGAGCAGATTGTCGGCCGATGGTTCAAACAGGGTGGAGGGCGGCGGGACAAGGTCGTGCTGGCGACCAAGGTCTATGGCCGCATGGGCGATTGGCCCAACCAATCGCGCCTGTCGGCGTTGCACATCAAACGGGCTTGCGAGGAGAGTTTGCGGCGGTTGGGGACGGATTCTATCGATCTCTATCAGATGCATCACGTTGATCGGGAGTCACCATGGGATGAAATCTGGCAGGCGATGGAGCAGTTGGTGCGGGAAGGGAAGATTGTCTACGTCGGCAGCAGCAATTTCGCCGCCTGGCATCTGGCTCAGGCTCAGGAGACCGCAAAGAGCCGGCACTTCCTGGGGCTCGTCTCTGAGCAGAGTCTCTACAACTTGCTCGAACGGACGGTGGAGCTGGAGGTGATCCCGGCCTGTCAAGCCTATGGGATCGGCCTGATCCCTTGGAGCCCGCTGGCGAGGGGGGCGCTGGCTGGGGCCTTGGGACCGGTGACCGGTGGGCGTCGGGCCGGGGCGGAGGTCAAGCGAGAGATCGAGCAACATCGGGCGAAGCTGGAAGCCTATGAAACGTTCTGCCGTGATCTGGGTGAACAGCCGACGGCCGTGGCCTTGGCCTGGTTGCTCCATCAGCCGGCGGTCACGGCGCCGATTATCGGGCCGCGCACGGTCGAGCAGCTCGATAGCTCGATGCGAGCCCTCAGTCTCACGTTGAGCAGTGAGCATCTGAAACGGCTGGATGAGATCTTCCCGGGACCAGGCGGACCCGCTCCCGAAGCCTATGCCTGGTAGGAGGGGAGAGCCGCTGTTCGCCCTCGCGCACAGTCCCTGCGATGCCCATGACCGAGCACCGGCCCGTCGTTCCTTCCACCGTTTCGCTGCCTGAAATCACGGTCAAAGCGGTCGTGCTCTCGGTGGTGCTGGCCGCTCTGTTGGCCGCCGCCAATGCCTATCTTGGGCTGTTTGCCGGCATGACCGTGTCGGCGTCGATCCCGGCGGCCGTGACCTCGATGGCGGTGCTGCGCCTCTTCCGCCGCTCGAATATCCTCGAAAACAACATCGTCCAAACCGCCGTGTCTGCTGGAGAGGCCCTGGCGGCCGGCGTGATCTTCACGATTCCCGCTCTGTTGTTGGTCGGCTCATGGTCCTCGTTCGACTATTGGCGGACGACCGTCATCGCGATGGTCGGTGGGTTGCTCGGCGTGCTGTTTACGATTCCGTTGCGACGGGCGCTGATCGTGACGGCACAGTTGCGATTTCCCGAAGGGGTGGCCACGGCCGAAGTACTCAAGGCGGGAGCAGCCACTCCACATGAGGCGGGGCGGGCTGTTGCTCATGATGTCCGGGTGCTCTTGTTTTCAGCGTTGGCCGGCGGCGCGACAAAGTTTTGTGAGAGCGGCCTTCGTCTCTGGGCGGAATCGCTGGAAGGGGCGGTCCGGATCGGACGAACTCTATTCTACGGAGGCATCAATCTGTCACCGGCGTTGTTGGCGGTGGGGTTCATCTTGGGGCTCCGCACGGCGCTGGTTGTCTTTCTGGGAGGCTGTCTCGGCTGGGTGGTGTTGGTTCCGGCCCATGGGCTGTTCTTTGGAGTGCCGACCGATCGGCAGGGGATCGAGGCGGCCATGGCCATCTGGAGTGGAAAGGTCCGCTATGTGGGCATCGGGGCGATGGTGGTGGGAGGGCTCTGGACCCTGGCCCAATTGCGCGCCCCCGTCTGGCAGAGTCTTCAAGTCCTGTGGGCCCGCTATCGAGAGGCTGGAACGAAGCGGCGGAGGGGAGAGCCTCCGGGCCGGACCACTGTCGAGAACCGTGAGGGGAAAGCTGATGCGACAGCCAGGACGGAGCGGGATGCGCCGTTTTGGTGGTTGGTTGCGCCGTTCGTGCTGTTGTTGATCCCGGCGGCCTGGATCTATGCGACCGTGGTGGACAGTGTCGCGATCGGCCTGTTCATGACCCTGGTGATGACGGTCGCCGCGTTTTTGTTTTCATCGGTGGCGGCCTATATGGCGGGGCTGGTCGGCAGTTCCAGCAATCCTGTCTCGGGTGTGACGATCGCCACGATCATGGCTGCCTCGCTGCTGCTCGTCTTATTCATGGGAGCGGGCCATCCGGCCGGTCCCGCGGCGGCCCTGG
This sequence is a window from Candidatus Nitrospira inopinata. Protein-coding genes within it:
- a CDS encoding OPT family oligopeptide transporter, with protein sequence MTEHRPVVPSTVSLPEITVKAVVLSVVLAALLAAANAYLGLFAGMTVSASIPAAVTSMAVLRLFRRSNILENNIVQTAVSAGEALAAGVIFTIPALLLVGSWSSFDYWRTTVIAMVGGLLGVLFTIPLRRALIVTAQLRFPEGVATAEVLKAGAATPHEAGRAVAHDVRVLLFSALAGGATKFCESGLRLWAESLEGAVRIGRTLFYGGINLSPALLAVGFILGLRTALVVFLGGCLGWVVLVPAHGLFFGVPTDRQGIEAAMAIWSGKVRYVGIGAMVVGGLWTLAQLRAPVWQSLQVLWARYREAGTKRRRGEPPGRTTVENREGKADATARTERDAPFWWLVAPFVLLLIPAAWIYATVVDSVAIGLFMTLVMTVAAFLFSSVAAYMAGLVGSSSNPVSGVTIATIMAASLLLVLFMGAGHPAGPAAALVIGAVVCCAAAMGGDNMQDLKTGHLVGATPWKQQVMQVVGVLAGAVVLAPVLTVLQAKYGIGAPTSDHPHPLSAPQATLMASLAHSVFGGAVPWPLVGAGAVIGGLVILLDQRQERRGRSFRLPILAVALGIYLPLKLSAAIVAGGVVAALAERARESGGAGEDGARRGLLFSAGLVTGESLMGILLALPVALGALWPGLGSDPFALFDRPPLGGWPGLLMMALVVGALYRSVTSGHSATSGLGRR
- a CDS encoding aldo/keto reductase, yielding MHYVHLGRSGVRVSRLCLGTMNFGPQTSEAESFAIMDRALELGINFFDTADVYGWKVGEGWTEQIVGRWFKQGGGRRDKVVLATKVYGRMGDWPNQSRLSALHIKRACEESLRRLGTDSIDLYQMHHVDRESPWDEIWQAMEQLVREGKIVYVGSSNFAAWHLAQAQETAKSRHFLGLVSEQSLYNLLERTVELEVIPACQAYGIGLIPWSPLARGALAGALGPVTGGRRAGAEVKREIEQHRAKLEAYETFCRDLGEQPTAVALAWLLHQPAVTAPIIGPRTVEQLDSSMRALSLTLSSEHLKRLDEIFPGPGGPAPEAYAW
- a CDS encoding STAS domain-containing protein; this translates as MEQGTRHTLTVAVHENAGVTCVALQGSLSATTAEQGTQELKKIIDAGAKKVVVNLEGVDYISSGGIRVLMLAHKQLSNVHGEMKIAAARGMVKEALEASGFNLLNRVYGGSIQLCNTEEEAVAAFQG
- a CDS encoding anti-sigma factor antagonist (This anti-anti-sigma factor, or anti-sigma factor antagonist, belongs to a family that includes characterized members SpoIIAA, RsbV, RsfA, and RsfB.) produces the protein MLGICDPVLAVCSMLLGGAAAYVVLSIAERMRATDQRLVKLQWLSIGAVAAGLEIWAIHFIGNLAFCPPTHTAQHSALAVFSVLSAGGAGAAAVYLISSHNGDPLRLVAGGLVMGGCMSVTHFTGLMALHRSMDLRWDWFLFALSIAIIVMLGVGVVALGAWNIAAGGWRVTEKASAMGLVLSGAHVIGMMPAYGLADIEVGAPPGIAVDLLAVVAVALSTLLAVIDRQVTKASNLARDSHARMIEAIEMVPQWFALFDADDRLVICNRKYREVVSRPGAEVKAGESFESIIRRLAERGDIPAAAGDVEAWVRMRLDRHRNPQEPYIHQRASGEWIQINERRTKDGGVIAIATDITALKRAEQAAEDAKARLADSLALVEAAKARMQEELNVGRDIQRSLLPNVFPERKDLELYALLEPALEIGGDLYDFFMIDDHRLCVVIGDVAGNGVPAALFMAMTKITVKTRAMSDPSPASIVTYVNDALSADNDSCMFVTLYLGILNLRDGVLLATNAGHNPPLLKRRNGRFEWMPDLDGPMVGPMAGIAFKESRIQLEPGDELFLYTDGVTEADNGRRELFGNDRLKTVLDRSGDISVVDRLQAVMKAVKAFAGDAPQADDITMLGFRFNGVVASEAGDGGFRRTMSNQLAEIPDLQTAFERYVAQWERARPLIPVLNMALDDLLNNVVQYAFPHDPTAHHAITVEGEVRDEHVVLTIADDGIPFNPLTVAPPDLSLLLHEREIGGLGIHLVRSMFDEVTYRRNVGRNILTLKKKLVPGASASPGHAESVVGGVVEVEKGLARSAQLTGRIVGNVETWRSGAAVIVVPRDRFDTNSAPAVERVITDHIERGERRIVLDLSRISYISSIGVRVIVKTVITLMRTGGHVALFGGNEHVRTVMRLSGSLMASLHVSTLEEALFKVQADR